One stretch of Ornithinimicrobium ciconiae DNA includes these proteins:
- a CDS encoding ABC transporter ATP-binding protein — MLIRLLRAHLGPYRWLVVILLVLQLASTIASLYLPSLNGRIIDEGVAVGQTGPILRLGAIMLAVSLVQITVTIGATYLASRTSASVGRDVRGSVFDRVAVFSAQEVGRFGAPTLISRSTNDVTQVQTVTFMGLTLMVGVPIMMVGGIIMALREDVGLSWLMAVAVPLLALVVGLIIRRMVPQFSLMQKSVDWVNRVLREQITGIRVVRAFVREDDERARFAAANTQYTGTALAVGKLMALVFPLVMLIFNASTIAVMWFGAHRIDSGNMEIGALTAFLAYLIFVLMSVMMATFMATMIPRAEVSAGRIVEVLDTDSTVVEATNPVQIPHGPVEIEFRDVEFAYPGAEVPVLQGVSFTARPGQTTAIIGSTGAGKTTLVNLIPRLYDVSSGAVLMGGVDVRDAELSDVWRRVGLVPQKPYLFTGSVADNLRYGDPEASEEDLWEALRIAQGTDFVQAMPERLDSAIAQGGGNVSGGQRQRLAIARALVRRPDVYLFDDSFSALDLMTDRRLRAALEPETGEATVIVVAQRVSTIIGADQIVVLEDGRVVGVGTHDDLLADCTTYQEIVQSQAVAEVA, encoded by the coding sequence ATGCTGATCCGTCTCCTGCGCGCCCACCTGGGCCCGTATCGCTGGCTCGTGGTGATCCTGCTGGTCCTGCAACTGGCGAGCACCATCGCCTCGCTCTATCTGCCCAGCCTCAACGGCCGGATCATCGACGAGGGTGTCGCCGTCGGCCAGACCGGGCCGATCCTGCGACTGGGTGCGATCATGCTCGCCGTCTCCCTGGTGCAGATCACCGTCACGATCGGGGCGACCTATCTCGCCTCCCGCACCTCCGCGTCCGTGGGGCGGGATGTGCGCGGGTCCGTCTTCGACAGGGTCGCCGTCTTCAGCGCCCAGGAGGTCGGACGCTTCGGTGCTCCGACGCTGATCTCCCGCTCGACCAACGACGTGACGCAGGTGCAGACCGTCACCTTCATGGGTCTGACGTTGATGGTCGGCGTGCCGATCATGATGGTCGGCGGCATCATCATGGCGCTACGCGAGGACGTCGGTCTCTCCTGGCTCATGGCGGTCGCCGTGCCGCTGCTGGCGCTGGTCGTCGGGCTGATCATCCGCCGGATGGTCCCGCAGTTCTCCCTGATGCAGAAGTCGGTTGACTGGGTCAACCGGGTGCTGCGTGAGCAGATCACCGGCATCCGCGTGGTGCGGGCCTTTGTCCGCGAGGACGATGAGCGAGCCCGCTTCGCCGCGGCCAACACGCAGTACACCGGGACGGCCCTGGCGGTCGGCAAGCTGATGGCCCTGGTGTTCCCGCTGGTCATGCTGATCTTCAATGCCTCGACGATCGCGGTGATGTGGTTCGGCGCGCACCGGATCGACAGCGGCAACATGGAGATCGGCGCGCTCACCGCCTTCCTGGCCTATCTGATCTTTGTGTTGATGTCGGTCATGATGGCGACCTTCATGGCCACCATGATCCCGCGGGCGGAGGTCTCCGCCGGTCGCATCGTCGAGGTGCTCGACACCGACTCCACGGTGGTGGAGGCGACCAACCCGGTGCAGATCCCGCACGGCCCGGTCGAGATCGAGTTCCGCGACGTGGAGTTCGCCTATCCCGGTGCCGAGGTGCCGGTCCTGCAGGGCGTGAGCTTCACCGCCCGACCGGGGCAGACCACCGCGATCATCGGATCCACCGGAGCGGGCAAGACCACGCTGGTCAACCTGATCCCCAGGCTGTATGACGTGAGCTCGGGGGCGGTGCTGATGGGCGGGGTCGATGTCAGGGACGCCGAGCTGTCCGACGTGTGGCGCCGGGTCGGACTGGTCCCGCAGAAGCCCTACCTGTTCACCGGTTCGGTCGCCGACAACCTGCGCTATGGCGACCCTGAGGCCAGCGAGGAGGACCTGTGGGAGGCCCTGCGGATCGCCCAGGGCACGGACTTCGTGCAGGCCATGCCGGAGAGGCTGGACTCGGCCATCGCCCAGGGTGGTGGCAACGTCTCGGGCGGCCAGCGCCAGCGGCTCGCGATCGCCCGGGCCCTGGTGCGCCGCCCCGACGTCTATCTGTTTGACGACTCCTTCTCGGCCCTGGACCTGATGACCGACCGCCGGCTGCGAGCGGCCCTGGAGCCCGAGACCGGCGAGGCGACCGTCATCGTGGTGGCCCAGCGGGTGTCCACGATCATCGGCGCCGACCAGATCGTCGTCCTCGAGGACGGACGGGTGGTCGGGGTCGGCACGCACGACGACCTCCTGGCTGACTGCACGACATACCAAGAGATCGTGCAGTCCCAGGCCGTGGCGGAGGTGGCCTGA